The following proteins come from a genomic window of Geothrix edaphica:
- a CDS encoding ferritin-like domain-containing protein encodes MATRIDFASLSLMDALDLAVLIEEEAKERYEDFAAQMEQHRTPEAATFFRLMAVNEAKHGQELADRRSQLFGAAARTVTRAMIFDVEAPDFDAARAFMSPRQAMKAALASEVKAHAFFVAALPALKDAKVRALFEELRDEEVEHQTLVKAELAKLPPDSGLSDDDFVDEPAAQ; translated from the coding sequence ATGGCGACGCGGATCGATTTTGCCAGCCTGAGCCTCATGGATGCCCTCGATCTGGCCGTCCTGATCGAGGAGGAGGCCAAGGAGCGCTACGAGGACTTCGCGGCGCAGATGGAGCAGCACCGCACGCCGGAGGCGGCGACCTTCTTCCGCCTCATGGCCGTCAACGAGGCCAAGCACGGCCAGGAGCTGGCCGATCGCCGGAGCCAGCTGTTCGGCGCCGCGGCCCGCACGGTCACCCGGGCCATGATCTTCGACGTGGAGGCGCCGGACTTCGACGCGGCCCGCGCCTTCATGAGTCCGCGCCAGGCCATGAAGGCGGCCCTGGCCTCCGAGGTCAAGGCCCACGCCTTCTTCGTGGCGGCCCTCCCCGCCCTGAAGGATGCGAAGGTCCGCGCCCTCTTCGAGGAGCTGCGCGACGAGGAGGTCGAGCACCAGACCCTCGTCAAGGCCGAGCTGGCCAAGCTCCCCCCGGACAGCGGCCTGTCGGACGACGACTTCGTGGACGAGCCCGCGGCCCAGTAG
- a CDS encoding DHA2 family efflux MFS transporter permease subunit, with translation MSSHRTINPWIIALTVMIATFMEVLDTSVANVALPHIAGDLSATVEETTWVLTSYLVANAVVLPLGGYFSSHMGRKRFYLTCVSVFTVASLLCGIAPSLGWLIFFRVLQGLGGGGLQPISQAILVETFPHEKRGAAMAVYGMGVVLAPIIGPVLGGWITDNFSWHWIFLINIPVGFLSFTLTSALVQDPPTFHRISLKEGARFDYFGIGILTLGLASLEIVLDEGQRKDWFSSGFIVFFAIVAVAALVFAVLYELRKDRPIVDFRLMKDRTFAVSILMLFVLGFVLYGSLALLPIFLQTLLGYTALLSGWVLSPGGLAVMCMMPIVAMLLKKVDTRWLIGFGFFTCGLGLIQMSGFNLQVDFRTAMWSRVVQSLGFAFLFIPINVSAFQHIPPDKTAYATGLMNLVRNIGGSTGIALATTMLARRSQFHQANLIGHLSPGNPAYQGFLDRTTQLGVLRGGLSPTDAAHLAQGAAYGTVVKQSSMMAFSDTFWFMGILCFCLFPMLFLMRRSLATGPVHVD, from the coding sequence ATGAGCTCCCACCGCACCATCAACCCCTGGATCATCGCTCTCACGGTGATGATCGCGACCTTCATGGAGGTCCTGGACACCAGCGTGGCGAACGTGGCGCTGCCGCACATCGCGGGGGATCTGTCGGCCACCGTGGAGGAGACCACCTGGGTGCTCACCTCGTACCTGGTGGCCAATGCCGTGGTGCTGCCCCTGGGCGGCTACTTCTCCAGCCACATGGGCCGCAAGCGGTTCTACCTCACCTGCGTGAGTGTCTTCACGGTGGCCTCGCTGCTCTGCGGCATCGCGCCATCGCTGGGCTGGCTCATCTTCTTCCGCGTGCTCCAGGGGCTGGGCGGCGGCGGCCTGCAGCCCATCTCCCAGGCGATCCTCGTGGAGACCTTCCCCCACGAGAAGCGCGGCGCGGCCATGGCCGTCTACGGCATGGGCGTGGTGCTGGCGCCCATCATCGGCCCCGTGCTGGGCGGCTGGATCACGGACAACTTCAGCTGGCACTGGATCTTCCTCATCAACATCCCCGTGGGCTTCCTGTCCTTCACGCTCACCAGCGCCCTGGTGCAGGACCCCCCGACCTTCCACCGCATCTCCCTCAAGGAGGGCGCGAGGTTCGACTACTTCGGCATCGGCATCCTCACCCTGGGCCTGGCCTCGCTGGAGATCGTGCTGGACGAGGGGCAGCGCAAGGACTGGTTCTCCTCGGGCTTCATCGTCTTCTTCGCCATCGTGGCGGTGGCAGCGCTGGTCTTCGCCGTGCTCTACGAGCTGCGCAAGGACCGGCCCATCGTGGACTTCCGCCTGATGAAGGACCGCACCTTCGCCGTGTCCATCCTCATGCTCTTCGTGCTGGGCTTCGTGCTCTACGGCAGCCTGGCGCTGCTACCCATCTTCCTCCAGACCCTGCTGGGCTACACGGCCCTGTTGAGCGGCTGGGTGCTGAGCCCCGGCGGCCTGGCGGTGATGTGCATGATGCCCATCGTGGCCATGCTCCTGAAGAAGGTGGATACCCGCTGGCTGATCGGCTTCGGCTTCTTCACCTGCGGCCTGGGCCTCATCCAGATGTCGGGCTTCAACCTGCAGGTGGACTTCCGCACGGCCATGTGGTCGCGCGTGGTCCAGAGCCTCGGCTTCGCCTTCCTCTTCATCCCCATCAACGTGTCGGCCTTCCAGCACATCCCACCCGACAAGACCGCCTACGCCACGGGCCTCATGAACCTGGTGCGCAACATCGGCGGCAGCACGGGTATCGCCCTCGCCACCACCATGCTGGCCCGCCGGTCCCAGTTCCATCAGGCCAACCTCATCGGCCACCTGTCGCCGGGCAATCCTGCCTATCAGGGCTTCCTGGACCGGACCACCCAGCTGGGCGTTCTGCGCGGCGGCCTGTCGCCCACGGACGCCGCCCACCTGGCCCAGGGCGCCGCCTACGGCACCGTGGTGAAGCAGTCGAGCATGATGGCCTTCTCTGACACCTTCTGGTTCATGGGCATCCTCTGCTTCTGCCTCTTCCCCATGCTCTTCCTCATGCGGCGGAGCCTGGCCACGGGGCCGGTCCACGTCGACTGA
- the fabD gene encoding ACP S-malonyltransferase, with the protein MSKVAWLFPGQGSQAVGMGVALAAAEPAARAVLQDADAALGFPLSQLMAEGPEDTLKLTEHTQPAILTHSTMVVRAWGHRLPKPDFAAGHSLGEYSALVALGALGFQDAVRTVRERGRAMQEAVPVGVGAMAAILGMSQADVEASCAEAAAVTGKIVVPANFNGPGQIVIAGHAEAVDAALEAAKARGGRKAMNLPVSAPFHSPLMEPAQARMAPILQGLAFKAPVCPLVNNVDAAAVSAPEALRDGLVRQIPGAVRWQATLDLLLDQGVTAFFELGPGKVLAGLVKRQAKERGLEVSALSLGAPEDLAQLG; encoded by the coding sequence ATGAGCAAGGTGGCTTGGCTGTTTCCGGGGCAGGGGTCGCAGGCGGTGGGCATGGGCGTGGCCCTGGCGGCGGCCGAGCCCGCGGCGCGGGCGGTGCTCCAGGATGCGGACGCGGCCCTGGGCTTCCCGCTCTCGCAGCTCATGGCCGAGGGGCCGGAGGACACGCTGAAGCTCACGGAGCACACCCAGCCGGCCATCCTCACCCACAGCACCATGGTGGTGCGGGCCTGGGGCCACCGGCTGCCGAAGCCCGACTTCGCCGCCGGCCACTCCCTGGGCGAGTACAGCGCCCTGGTGGCGCTGGGCGCCCTGGGCTTCCAGGATGCCGTCCGCACCGTGCGCGAGCGCGGCCGGGCCATGCAGGAGGCCGTGCCCGTGGGCGTGGGGGCCATGGCGGCCATCCTGGGCATGAGCCAGGCGGATGTGGAGGCCAGCTGCGCCGAGGCCGCTGCCGTCACCGGCAAGATCGTGGTTCCAGCCAACTTCAACGGCCCCGGCCAGATCGTCATCGCCGGCCACGCCGAGGCCGTGGACGCAGCCCTGGAGGCCGCCAAGGCCCGGGGCGGGCGCAAGGCCATGAATCTGCCCGTGAGCGCCCCCTTCCACTCGCCGCTCATGGAGCCCGCCCAGGCCCGCATGGCGCCCATCCTGCAGGGGCTCGCCTTCAAGGCGCCCGTCTGCCCGCTGGTCAACAACGTGGACGCAGCCGCGGTCTCAGCCCCAGAGGCGCTGCGGGACGGCCTGGTGCGCCAGATCCCCGGGGCCGTGCGCTGGCAGGCCACCCTGGACCTGCTGCTGGACCAGGGCGTCACCGCCTTCTTCGAGCTGGGGCCGGGCAAGGTCCTGGCCGGCCTGGTGAAGCGGCAGGCCAAGGAGCGGGGCCTGGAGGTATCGGCCCTGAGTCTCGGCGCGCCCGAAGACCTCGCCCAGCTAGGCTGA
- a CDS encoding YceD family protein, with the protein MIDLHKLPLEGLRLNGTTEQVALEGGVSLRDLAWSVFALASDGDVFLEVKGQAVWQGACSRCLAPLDRPISVESQFLGSKDPDLVGRGSHTLGTQDLDVVFLPEDTLDETELVREQFELQAPMHPLCVEDCKGLCPTCGKNWNKGPCQCPTESVQAPSALNRALTKALAGIKLDPES; encoded by the coding sequence GTGATCGATCTCCACAAGCTGCCCCTGGAGGGCCTCCGGCTGAACGGCACCACCGAGCAGGTGGCGCTGGAGGGCGGCGTCTCCCTGCGGGACCTGGCCTGGTCCGTGTTCGCGCTGGCCTCCGACGGGGATGTGTTCCTGGAGGTGAAGGGCCAGGCGGTGTGGCAGGGCGCCTGCAGCCGCTGCCTCGCGCCCCTGGACCGGCCCATCTCGGTGGAGAGCCAGTTCCTGGGCAGCAAGGATCCGGACCTGGTGGGCCGCGGTTCCCACACCCTGGGGACCCAGGATCTCGATGTGGTCTTCCTGCCCGAGGACACCCTGGACGAGACGGAGCTGGTGCGGGAGCAGTTCGAGCTCCAGGCCCCCATGCACCCCCTCTGTGTCGAGGACTGCAAGGGCCTCTGTCCCACCTGCGGCAAGAACTGGAACAAGGGCCCCTGCCAGTGCCCGACCGAATCCGTGCAGGCCCCCTCCGCCCTCAACCGGGCCCTGACCAAGGCCCTCGCGGGAATCAAGCTGGACCCGGAATCCTGA
- a CDS encoding HlyD family secretion protein, with translation MNQDAPTVQDTPSGAAAAGISKAMRALLIGTPIALLVGGGLWFYSRNRVSTDDAQVDGHLVPVSCRVYGTVDRVLVEDNQAVKAGDPLVAVDPRDIQARLDQARAALAQAKAQVEGARADLERARVAFQQARGSDLETAKANLDSKKASLDKAKSDVQRMKPLAEREEISAQQFDGIRTQAEVADGDWRAAQQRMGSLQREADIRKVAVGAAEARLASAQAQVEQARASQEGLELQLGYTKILAPVDGVVTRKFVEAGQTIQPGQGLMTLIPLHQTWVTANFKETQLAKMKPGQEAEVKIDMNGMVLKGHVDSIAGSTGSRMSLLPPENAVGNFVKVVQRIPVKIHIDEAEARKVTLRPGMNVEATVILK, from the coding sequence ATGAATCAAGATGCGCCCACCGTCCAGGACACCCCCAGCGGCGCCGCTGCCGCCGGCATCTCCAAGGCCATGAGGGCCCTCCTCATCGGCACGCCCATCGCCCTCCTCGTCGGCGGCGGGCTGTGGTTCTACTCCCGCAACCGCGTGAGCACGGACGACGCGCAGGTGGACGGCCACCTGGTGCCCGTCTCCTGCCGCGTCTACGGCACCGTGGACAGGGTGCTGGTGGAGGACAACCAGGCCGTGAAGGCCGGAGATCCCCTGGTGGCCGTGGACCCGCGTGACATCCAGGCCCGGCTCGACCAGGCCCGGGCCGCCCTGGCCCAGGCCAAGGCCCAGGTCGAGGGCGCCCGGGCCGATCTGGAGCGGGCCCGGGTGGCCTTCCAGCAGGCCCGCGGCTCGGACCTGGAGACCGCCAAGGCCAACCTGGATTCCAAGAAGGCCAGCCTCGACAAGGCGAAGTCCGATGTCCAGCGCATGAAGCCCCTGGCGGAGCGGGAGGAGATCTCCGCGCAGCAGTTCGACGGCATCCGCACCCAGGCCGAGGTGGCCGACGGCGACTGGCGCGCCGCCCAGCAGCGCATGGGCTCCCTCCAGCGCGAGGCGGATATCCGCAAGGTGGCCGTGGGCGCCGCCGAGGCCCGCCTGGCCTCGGCCCAGGCCCAGGTGGAGCAGGCCCGCGCCAGCCAGGAGGGCCTGGAGCTCCAGCTCGGGTACACGAAGATCCTCGCCCCCGTCGACGGCGTCGTGACCCGCAAGTTCGTCGAGGCCGGGCAGACCATCCAGCCGGGCCAGGGCCTGATGACGCTGATCCCCCTGCACCAGACCTGGGTCACCGCCAACTTCAAGGAGACCCAGCTCGCGAAGATGAAGCCCGGCCAGGAGGCCGAGGTCAAGATCGACATGAACGGCATGGTGCTCAAGGGCCACGTGGATTCCATCGCGGGCTCCACCGGCTCGCGCATGAGCCTGCTGCCCCCCGAGAACGCCGTGGGCAACTTCGTGAAGGTCGTCCAGCGCATCCCCGTGAAGATCCACATCGACGAGGCCGAAGCCCGGAAAGTCACCCTCCGCCCCGGCATGAACGTCGAGGCCACGGTGATCCTCAAATGA
- a CDS encoding type II secretion system protein, protein MTLPIARRRDRGFSLLELLVAMMIIAVLGTLGFSQYKKHSAAARYLKAQDDLKIVAEGLDQYYLKHGRFPDFGSYDAMIDGNSTLVKESLIKVGMSAVDPFGQPYEGKSSRATYDLKCAGDPGNQEEAGPITRTPGQVSGSSPVSSPGSTAAPKADAPGADAGAKK, encoded by the coding sequence ATGACCCTGCCCATCGCCCGCCGCCGAGACCGCGGCTTCTCCCTGCTGGAGCTGCTGGTGGCGATGATGATCATCGCCGTCCTGGGCACCCTGGGCTTCTCGCAGTACAAGAAGCACTCCGCCGCGGCCCGCTACCTCAAGGCCCAGGACGACCTCAAGATCGTGGCCGAGGGGCTGGACCAGTACTACCTGAAGCACGGCCGCTTCCCGGATTTCGGCAGCTACGACGCCATGATCGACGGCAACTCCACGCTGGTGAAGGAAAGCCTCATCAAGGTGGGGATGAGTGCCGTGGATCCCTTCGGCCAGCCCTACGAGGGCAAGTCCAGCCGCGCCACCTACGACCTGAAGTGCGCCGGCGACCCGGGCAATCAGGAGGAAGCCGGGCCCATCACCCGCACCCCCGGCCAGGTCTCCGGTTCCTCTCCGGTCAGCTCGCCAGGCTCCACGGCGGCCCCCAAGGCCGATGCCCCGGGCGCCGATGCCGGAGCCAAGAAGTGA
- a CDS encoding 2-oxoacid:ferredoxin oxidoreductase subunit beta, with protein sequence MSATCEFQAKDFKSDLKPIWCPGCGDYSVVQGIYRALAAIGRAPHEVAFISGIGCSSRIPGYTTAYGFNTVHGRALPIAQGIKLANPDLLVLAAGGDGDGFSIGGGHIAHLIRRNIDITYIVMDNQIYGLTKGQLSPTSQKGRTTCTSPYGSLENPVNPLLYVLAYGAGFVAQASPTDLAGMAATLEEAIRYPGFAFVNVQSPCVTYGEEAQQIKGLKAISESLAAIGHDPADRLAAMDLAQHYGSKMHLGVFYKNPEPPPTYDALIRERQAQLSQGAPPKERILDLFIKK encoded by the coding sequence ATGAGCGCCACCTGCGAATTCCAAGCGAAAGACTTCAAGAGCGACCTGAAGCCCATCTGGTGCCCCGGCTGCGGTGACTACTCCGTGGTGCAGGGCATCTACCGGGCCCTGGCCGCCATCGGCCGCGCCCCCCACGAGGTCGCCTTCATCTCGGGCATCGGCTGCTCCAGCCGCATCCCCGGCTACACCACGGCCTACGGCTTCAACACCGTCCACGGCCGGGCCCTGCCCATCGCCCAGGGCATCAAGCTGGCCAACCCCGACCTGCTGGTGCTGGCCGCCGGTGGCGACGGCGACGGCTTCTCCATCGGCGGCGGCCACATCGCCCACCTGATCCGCCGCAACATCGACATCACCTACATCGTGATGGACAACCAGATCTACGGCCTCACCAAGGGCCAGCTCTCGCCCACCTCCCAGAAGGGCCGCACCACCTGCACCTCGCCCTACGGGAGCCTCGAGAACCCCGTCAACCCGCTCCTCTACGTGCTGGCCTACGGCGCGGGCTTCGTGGCCCAGGCCTCGCCCACGGACCTGGCGGGCATGGCCGCCACCCTCGAGGAGGCCATCCGCTACCCCGGATTCGCCTTCGTGAACGTCCAGTCCCCCTGCGTCACCTACGGCGAGGAGGCCCAGCAGATCAAGGGCCTCAAGGCCATCAGCGAGAGCCTCGCGGCCATCGGCCACGATCCGGCGGACCGCCTGGCGGCCATGGACCTGGCCCAGCACTACGGATCCAAGATGCACCTCGGCGTGTTCTACAAGAACCCCGAGCCGCCGCCGACCTACGACGCCCTGATCCGCGAGCGCCAGGCCCAGCTGTCCCAGGGCGCCCCTCCCAAGGAGCGCATCCTGGATCTCTTCATCAAGAAGTGA
- the plsX gene encoding phosphate acyltransferase PlsX, with amino-acid sequence MDSHRIALDVMGGDHAPHATLLGAREALQAWPGLFLFLVGDEAVLRPQLARHGFTPELMARAELVHASQTVVMEDKATSILKEKKDSSIRVAAQLVREGRAHGVVSMGHTGAAMVASSLVIGKLDGVDRPALASVLPNMKGGPTVLLDVGANVDSRAEHIAQFAVMGSVYAEEVLGLEHPRVGILSVGEEDGKGTDVTKDASAMLREMEIRFEGNAEGRDIWNGNFDVIACDGFVGNVVLKSSEALAEGIIGGLRDSFMESPITKLAGLLAKPAMKRFKKKLDYAEYGGAPLLGVKGVSIIGHGRSDHKAVRNAIRAALRAVEHRLHERIQERVALLLPQD; translated from the coding sequence GTGGACAGCCATCGCATCGCACTGGACGTCATGGGGGGCGACCACGCCCCCCATGCGACGCTGCTGGGTGCCCGGGAGGCCCTCCAGGCCTGGCCGGGGCTCTTCCTCTTCCTCGTCGGGGATGAGGCGGTGCTGCGTCCGCAGCTGGCCCGCCACGGCTTCACGCCGGAGCTGATGGCCCGCGCGGAGCTGGTCCATGCCTCCCAGACCGTCGTCATGGAGGACAAGGCCACCAGCATCCTCAAGGAGAAGAAGGACAGCTCCATCCGCGTGGCCGCCCAGCTCGTGCGCGAGGGGCGGGCCCACGGCGTGGTGTCCATGGGCCACACCGGCGCCGCCATGGTGGCCTCCAGCCTCGTCATCGGCAAGCTTGACGGCGTGGACCGGCCGGCCCTGGCCAGCGTCCTGCCCAACATGAAGGGCGGGCCCACCGTGCTCCTCGATGTGGGCGCCAACGTGGACAGCCGCGCCGAGCACATCGCCCAGTTCGCGGTGATGGGTTCAGTGTATGCCGAGGAGGTGCTCGGCCTCGAGCATCCGCGCGTGGGCATCCTCAGCGTGGGCGAAGAGGACGGCAAGGGCACGGACGTCACCAAGGACGCCTCGGCCATGCTCCGCGAGATGGAGATCCGCTTCGAGGGCAATGCCGAAGGCCGGGACATCTGGAACGGCAACTTCGACGTCATCGCCTGCGACGGCTTCGTGGGCAACGTGGTGCTGAAGTCCAGCGAGGCGCTGGCCGAGGGCATCATCGGCGGCCTGCGGGACAGCTTCATGGAGTCGCCCATCACCAAGCTGGCCGGCCTCCTCGCGAAGCCCGCCATGAAGCGGTTCAAGAAAAAGCTCGACTACGCCGAGTACGGCGGCGCGCCGCTGCTGGGCGTGAAGGGTGTGAGCATCATCGGCCACGGCCGCAGCGACCACAAGGCCGTGCGCAACGCCATCCGCGCCGCCCTGCGGGCCGTGGAGCACCGCCTCCACGAGCGCATCCAGGAGCGCGTGGCCCTGCTGCTGCCCCAGGACTGA
- a CDS encoding 2-oxoacid:acceptor oxidoreductase subunit alpha, which translates to MRKDLVFGMAGSGGDGIVSAGDSLLQAASAEGYHGVMTKSFGSQIRGGESSCRVRISTDPVLNPGGNLDVAVALNWEDFLKFGAELPVAGTTVVIYEAATGVAENQIPLVGVTPLQVIAVPIAAMAKETAGTERAKNTVVLGLIAGWFGIGGEAVMKGISKKLAKKSQELVEANQKAFDSGVAFAKSHPLKADMTIVPSASKGAVKLLTDGNDMCAAAAIFAGCQFFGGYPITPSTEIMQFFTNHVWKYGGAVLQAEDEIAGIGAAVGASFAGKKAMTATSGPGLSLKSEMMGLASIAELPLVIVDVQRGGPSTGLPTKTEQSDLFAAAFSAHGDVIRPVLAPTSVADIFRTTVEAFNIAEYYQTPVIILSDQEIASRKETLDPIDTSQFKIIDRLKPTGSDLQDYKRFKQTENHISPISHPGMLGGTYLASGIEHVESGAPTNSGSVHARMNDKRIKKLDPLKDRKDLFEITGNPDAPLALVAWGSVAGVCREALQMAREQGLDVKLMVPYLLYPVAEQTYRDFFVSVQKGLVVEQSHLAQTFKVLRMHLDLPKGLQSLARSGANPFLPGEIVAALHQLLAELQRSHEGKLQPQE; encoded by the coding sequence ATGCGCAAGGATCTTGTCTTCGGAATGGCCGGTTCAGGAGGCGATGGCATCGTCTCCGCCGGCGACTCCCTCCTCCAGGCTGCCTCGGCCGAGGGTTATCACGGCGTGATGACCAAGAGCTTCGGCTCCCAGATCCGCGGCGGTGAGTCCTCCTGCCGCGTGCGCATCAGCACGGATCCGGTCCTGAATCCCGGCGGCAACCTCGACGTGGCCGTGGCCCTGAACTGGGAGGACTTCCTCAAGTTCGGCGCCGAGCTCCCCGTGGCCGGCACCACCGTGGTGATCTACGAGGCCGCCACCGGCGTGGCCGAGAACCAGATCCCCCTGGTGGGCGTGACGCCGCTCCAGGTGATCGCCGTGCCCATCGCCGCCATGGCCAAGGAGACCGCCGGCACCGAGCGCGCCAAGAACACCGTGGTGCTGGGCCTCATCGCCGGCTGGTTCGGCATCGGCGGCGAAGCCGTGATGAAGGGCATCTCGAAGAAGCTGGCCAAGAAGAGCCAGGAGCTCGTCGAAGCCAACCAGAAGGCCTTCGACTCGGGCGTGGCCTTCGCGAAGTCGCATCCCCTCAAGGCCGACATGACCATCGTGCCCTCCGCGAGCAAGGGCGCCGTGAAGCTGCTCACCGACGGCAACGACATGTGCGCCGCCGCGGCCATTTTCGCCGGCTGCCAGTTCTTCGGCGGCTACCCGATCACGCCGTCCACCGAGATCATGCAGTTCTTCACCAACCACGTCTGGAAGTACGGCGGCGCCGTGCTCCAGGCCGAGGACGAGATCGCGGGCATCGGCGCGGCCGTGGGCGCCTCCTTCGCGGGCAAGAAGGCCATGACCGCCACCAGCGGCCCCGGCCTCTCCCTGAAGTCCGAGATGATGGGCCTCGCCAGCATCGCCGAGCTGCCCCTGGTGATCGTGGATGTGCAGCGCGGCGGCCCCTCCACGGGCCTGCCCACCAAGACCGAGCAGTCCGACCTCTTCGCGGCGGCCTTCTCCGCCCACGGCGACGTGATCCGCCCGGTGCTGGCCCCGACCTCCGTGGCCGACATCTTCCGCACCACCGTCGAGGCCTTCAACATCGCCGAGTACTACCAGACGCCGGTGATCATCCTCTCCGACCAGGAGATCGCCTCCCGCAAGGAGACGCTGGATCCCATCGACACCAGCCAGTTCAAGATCATCGACCGCCTGAAGCCCACCGGTTCCGACCTCCAGGACTACAAGCGCTTCAAGCAGACCGAGAACCACATCAGCCCCATCAGCCACCCGGGCATGCTCGGCGGCACCTACCTGGCCTCCGGCATCGAGCATGTGGAATCCGGCGCGCCCACGAACAGCGGCTCCGTGCATGCGCGCATGAACGACAAGCGCATCAAGAAGCTGGACCCCCTGAAGGACCGCAAGGACCTCTTCGAGATCACCGGCAATCCCGATGCGCCGCTGGCGCTGGTGGCCTGGGGCAGCGTGGCCGGCGTGTGCCGCGAGGCGCTGCAGATGGCCCGGGAGCAGGGGCTGGACGTCAAGCTCATGGTGCCCTACCTGCTCTACCCCGTGGCCGAGCAGACCTACCGCGACTTCTTCGTGTCGGTCCAGAAGGGGCTCGTCGTCGAGCAGTCCCACCTGGCCCAGACGTTCAAGGTGCTGCGCATGCACCTCGACCTGCCCAAGGGCCTGCAGTCCCTGGCCCGCAGCGGCGCGAACCCCTTCCTGCCCGGCGAGATCGTCGCGGCCCTCCACCAACTCCTCGCGGAACTGCAGCGCAGCCACGAGGGCAAGCTCCAGCCCCAGGAGTGA
- the rpmF gene encoding 50S ribosomal protein L32, with product MPNPKRRHSKARRDRRRTHDALEVMSASTCPNCQTPKLPHRVCPSCGFYRGKLAVRVAATA from the coding sequence ATGCCGAATCCCAAGCGCCGCCATTCCAAGGCCCGCCGCGACCGCCGGCGCACCCACGACGCGCTGGAGGTCATGAGCGCCAGCACCTGCCCCAACTGCCAGACCCCCAAGCTGCCCCACCGCGTGTGCCCCAGCTGCGGCTTCTATCGCGGCAAGCTGGCCGTCCGCGTCGCTGCGACCGCCTAA
- a CDS encoding GxxExxY protein, which yields MKPLSQRVTEEAEARGDFPHGGITESIIGAAIKVQRSLGPGLFESAYEACLIHELQQSGHTITTQVPLDIHYGDLHVPCAYRLDLIVDDVVIVELKTVERLLDIHRAQVHSYLRFSGKAVGLLLNFWAWPLKDGGIERIVRSRP from the coding sequence ATGAAACCACTCTCGCAGAGGGTCACAGAGGAAGCAGAGGCACGCGGAGATTTCCCCCATGGGGGCATCACCGAGTCCATTATCGGCGCGGCCATCAAGGTCCAGCGGTCCCTGGGGCCGGGACTGTTCGAATCGGCCTATGAAGCATGCCTGATCCATGAACTCCAGCAATCCGGACACACCATCACCACCCAGGTTCCCCTCGATATCCACTACGGCGACCTGCATGTTCCGTGTGCTTATCGACTAGACCTCATCGTGGATGACGTCGTCATCGTGGAGCTTAAGACAGTGGAGCGCCTCCTGGATATCCACCGCGCCCAAGTCCACAGCTACCTTCGATTCTCCGGGAAGGCCGTCGGGCTCCTGCTCAATTTCTGGGCTTGGCCGCTGAAGGATGGGGGGATCGAGCGGATCGTGAGGAGCAGGCCGTGA